From Novipirellula artificiosorum, the proteins below share one genomic window:
- a CDS encoding TIGR04283 family arsenosugar biosynthesis glycosyltransferase — protein MKPLDVSVVIIARNEQSSIDSAIRSAIEAGAVEVIVCDGGSQDQTIARATSAGATKVIRSVPGRGIQLNAGAMFAKGEFVLFLHADNQLGEHCLQQICDCGDVVWGAFRQDIDAKGRKYRWLEKGNALRVRWFKMAFGDQAIFVNRSAFKKNGGFDEIPLMEDLEFSRRMREIATPVLLPGPVRISPRRWQQHGVIRQTLHNWSLQLAHKLGVPSSRLANWYR, from the coding sequence ATGAAGCCCTTGGACGTCTCGGTTGTCATCATTGCACGGAACGAACAATCGAGCATCGATTCGGCGATACGATCCGCGATCGAAGCGGGGGCCGTGGAGGTGATCGTTTGTGACGGTGGCAGCCAGGACCAAACCATCGCTCGCGCGACCTCCGCCGGTGCCACCAAGGTGATCCGGTCCGTCCCCGGTCGTGGCATTCAATTGAACGCCGGTGCCATGTTTGCCAAAGGGGAGTTCGTTCTCTTTCTGCACGCGGACAATCAACTCGGCGAGCATTGTTTACAACAGATTTGCGATTGTGGTGATGTGGTTTGGGGCGCGTTTCGGCAAGATATCGATGCGAAAGGGCGGAAGTATCGATGGCTTGAAAAAGGCAATGCGTTGCGCGTCCGATGGTTCAAGATGGCATTTGGTGATCAGGCCATCTTTGTCAATCGATCGGCTTTCAAAAAGAACGGGGGGTTCGATGAAATCCCGCTGATGGAGGACTTGGAGTTCTCTCGGCGAATGCGAGAAATCGCAACACCGGTCCTGTTGCCCGGTCCGGTCAGGATTAGCCCTCGACGTTGGCAACAGCACGGAGTGATTCGCCAAACGTTACATAATTGGTCACTCCAATTGGCCCACAAGCTCGGTGTCCCTTCAAGCCGCTTGGCCAACTGGTATCGTTAG